The genome window ATTAAAATCTCCTCCTCCCCGGGGAAGCCGCCAGCCGGGGCCTGAGTGCGGCCGTCCTGGGGCACGAAGTGGACCAGCGTCCGCCGTTAGGCAAGTGATGGTGAAGGACCTGGCACATCTGGCAGGTGAGCGAGCCAGAGAGGGGCCGGGGGGTCTCTGTGACAAGCCTGGACTTGGCTTCTCCCCCCAGTTTcccagcaaaacacaaaataaacaacattgaaaagggaaagggagaggaaaaaaaaaaaaaaaaaaaaaaaaggaaaaaaaaaaaaaaaaggggtggaTTTTGCTGTGACATTTCGGCCATCACTTCCTGTGATGGAGAAGTGGCCCCTGGTCCCCAGGTCCTGCCCAGCGCCACCATCTGCCTTCCCATCCCGCACGGGCAAGCGGCAGCGAGGCCCAGGGTGTGAAGACGACAGCTCGGGCTTGCCCAGGCTGGCCGCGGGGTGCGGGGCgtccctctcccctcctcatCCCCGCGGGAGGAAGGCCACTGTCCCTCCCCGCAGGCACAAGCAGCCATGGGGAGAGTCACGTCCCGGGTGAGGACAGAGCAGCGAACAAAACCGGCCTCCCCGCGCACCAGGCAGCGCGTCCGGCCTCTGCCCTTCGCCTCCTGCACAAGGCAGCCGCCATCCTGCCCGCCCCGGCAGCCcgggggtgctgagcccccgCTGAGCCAGGCACGCGGGTCCGGCCGGACCGTGCAAACCCCGTTACGGTCTCTTCCCCGCGCCGCTGCCGAAAGGCtgcccaggaggaggaggggggccCAGGCGGGCGCTGGCAGCCGCTGGGTATGTACCCGCTGCCGGGGCGCTAGTTCTCGGGGCTGGCGTTCTGCCTGGCGCGGATGAAGGCCATGCCGTGCGTGCGGAAGGTGTCTTGAGGTTGAGCTGGCTGTCAAAGCAGCGGCCGCACACCTTGCAGGAGAGCTTGCCGTCGGCCACGTGCTGGGCGCCTCCTTCCAGCGGGCTCCGGGGCCCCGGCTCCTCCATCTCGCTCGCTCCCTTCTTCGTCTTGTGGGTGATGAAGCGGTGGCGGTTTGAGGGAAGACCTGGGAGGTGAAGCAGAGCCCGCACTACCCGGCACTGGTGGGAAGCTCTCGTCAGTCCGGTGCTGGGGATGTGCTCCTGGAAGTCGGCTGAGCTGCTGGCGAGGTAACCGCACTTGCGGCAGCGGAAGGGGGCCTTGCGGTCGCCCTTGGGGTTTTTGGAGGGAGGGGTGGTGCTGTCGGGCTCCTCGCTGCACGAGTCACCCTCGTCCGAGGAAAGTTTCCGCTTCCGCCCGGACACCTGCGGGAACGTTCCGGGTGAGCGTTACTGGGTGCCCAATTCCAGCAGCTCCGGGCACAGCCCAGCCCGCTCGGGGAATTCCCAGCGCCACGGGGCTCCCGCAGCGGCCCTGGACGCGCCTGGGGCAGCTCCTCGGCAGGTGCCCAGCGCACCGGgagcttttcccttctctcccgGCGCACGGCGCGGGGCTGAGCCGGCCAAGCGCAGCCGCTGCCACGCTGGCAGGGAGGGCGGGAGCTAAGCGAGCTGTGCCCAGACGGCGCCCGCACCCATCCGGCAGGCGCTGGGCCCCACgctgggagggagctgctgggccCAGGCCCCGCGGGACGTGTGGAGGCAGGAGCAAGCCAGGATCAGGGCTCACGGCGATGCCTTCGACCCTGCCCCAAACCTCCGCAAGGCCCCAGCCCTTTGCCAGCACCCCAGGACAACAGCGAGCGCGTACCTGCGTGGTGCCGGTCCCTATCCGGGCGATAACGACCTCCTGGCTCTTCATCTGGTCGGTCACTTTGATCCCGTGTCGCACCTGGATGTGTTTCTCCAGGATGAGCCGGCTGCTGAAGGTCCTTTTGCCCTCGGTGCAGTACCTGCAGGGCCCGAGCAGGCAATGAAGCGACGCTCCGCAGCGAGAAGATGCTCTAGCACGACTGTGCAGGACCGAGCCCCGGCCCCCTGGGAaagctgcccccagcaccccgacCCCCGACCCTGCCCGCAAACGTGATCATCCACGTCCCTCTGGAGGGTATAAAACCCCGTGGTCCCTCCCGGTCCCTCCTCGCCCTCCTGCTTCCCAGACACGTGCTGGGTGCCCACCGTATCAGCTGTCTGTAGCTTTACCCTCCCGACCAGGGCTTAGCCCGGGGGAAGCGGAGCTGCCCCCCTTAAACCAgacccccctcctcagcccgaGCGGGGGCAGGTGCTGCGGGTACCGGCAGGGATAGACGCGCTTGATCCCTTCGTGATTCACTCGCACGTGTCTCCGGAGGCTGGGAGCGGAGCAGAACGACCGCTCGCACAGGTGGCACGGGAACTTCTTCACCGACTGCAAGGAACAAAGAGGCAGGTGGGGACGGCACGGGGAGCCGAGGGGAGCGCAGGGCTCCCCCCGCTGCAGGCGAGAAGCTGGACTGTGGAACTCGGCGCTGCCTCAGGTTCTCCCTCCTCGCCCACGCCACGGCGGCGCGTTTGGGTGACGAGTACCTGGTCTTTGCTGCTCACCCAGGTAACGTCCCTGCCCCCCAAACCTCAACCCTGACCGAGTTTGTGCCGGGGGGAGAATCCacatcccagctgcagcagaacacGCTCCCGGCCCAGCAAGGAACCAGGGTGTCCTGCCCCGCTGCTCTGTGCCACACACGTTCCCTGCCCCCCTTCCCGAGGACTTGGCCGAGCCGCAGCTGGAGACCCCAGCTTTCTGCTCACCTTGCCGTGGTCCTTCTTCATGTGGGAGACATACTCATCGCGCTCCGGGAACCAGGAGTGGCAGACGCCGCACGTCCACCCGCTGCCCTTGGACTTGTTGACCGTCTTGCGCTGGAAGCGGCTTCGCTTGGTCTTGCGCAGCTcgggggagctggggggctcgTCCTCCTCCGTGGAGGACGACGACTCCTCCGAGATCTTGGACACGGGCGTTTCGACAGGCTCCTGCTTCGGCGTGAGCAGGATGGCTGCCTTCTTTGCCAGGTCTTCCTTTGGCTTCTGGGGCTGATGAGTGTTCTGGAAAGCAAAGACCAGGGTGTTGGCAGCTGTCTGGGGTCGGGATTCTTCCCTCGGCAGCCCAGAAGAAAAGCCTGCGCACCCCCAGGCcgcagcctgcagccaggctcaTCTCCTCAGGCTCTGGGTGACAAGGGAGCCAGATCTCAGGGCCCTGCTGCATCGGCGATGATGCCCCCGGTGAAGGAGGGCGGCTCAAATATTTACATCAATAATTAACATCAAGGGGCTCCGCAGAGAGCGCCGGGCGCGGGCACAGCGTTACCttgaggtgctccagcatggtGCGCTTCTGGGCGAAGAGCAGCGGGCAGTCCGGACACTTGAAGACACTGACCCGCTGGTTGAGCAGATGCTGGTCGAAgtgggaggagagcaggggctTGTGGGTGAAGACCGTGTCGCACATTGCACACTTGTAAATCATTCTGCCGGAGGAAAAAGGCACCGCTGTCGGCACAGCTCGGGCTGGGGTCAGGAGGACCCTGGAGGAACCGTTTTGGCAAGGgggttgagagcagccctgggcacgGTCAGACCCACACACAGGATGGGAAAGTAAAAAGCAGGTGGAAGCAGCTCCCCGtgctggtgctgagctcttcccGCAGCGTCCCACCCACTGAGGATGCTCCCAGTTCttggaatcacagaattgtttaggttggaaaagacctttaagatcatcgagtcaAACCACGAAGCCCAGCACCgcccagcccaccacaggcCGCGTCCCGAGggccacatctacacgtctcATAAATACCTCCAGTGGCTCCCCCGCTCCCCCagggagcctgttccagcgcttgacaacccttttagtgaagaaatttttcctaatatccagtctaaacccCCCCTGGCGCAACATGAGGCCGCCTCCTCTCATCCCGTCACCTGCTGGGAGTGATTTCTTCTGGCAAAATCTGTCGGGACGTCGGCTCTTGGAGCACTTACTTGGACTGCTGATTGCTGAAGCCAGGGTGCTGCGTGTAGACGTGCGCGTGGGCGCTGGGGGCCGACTTGAACGCCATGGGGCAGATGGGGCACTTGTGGAACACCTCGCAGTGGGAGGTCTGGATGTGGGACTTGATGGAGTTGACCCCACCGAAGACCACAGCGCAGCTGGGACacctggagagcagaggagagcagggggTGAGGGGTAGGGGAGCTCAAGCCCCCCCATGGCGACTGGCACGCTAACGGCAAAGAGAAACCGGAGCACAAGGGTGCACGCCTGCTCCCCGTCTGACCTGCCCCAAGGACAGCAGGATCCAAACCAGAACTGGGCACTGGGAATGCTCCAGTAAGGAGCAACCAGTCCCGCCCAGCACCGGTGGATCCAGGGCCCAGGGAGCTCATcagaaggagcagggagagacTGCAGGGGTCTGATGCTGCCAGCCAGGAATGAGGTGACATGGTGGCCAGTAGGTcccaggaggaggaaaattCCCCTGGGGCTAAAGGGGTGAGAGCCAGAGAAAGGGCGCAGCGCGACGCTGACCCTCAGCCCCGCGCCCAGCACTGGTGGGGAGAAGGAACGTGAATTCCTGCCccacctgcaaaacagaaacccGCCGCAGACACGGGGCTCTCCCCGCTGGTCCGGCACATCCCCCCGTGTCCCTCTGCCGAGCTCGGCCCTACCTGTACCCCACTCTGCGGGAGAAGTGCAGGCAGGCCTCCTTCAGGTGGCTCTCGAAGTTCGCCAGGAGGAAGTTCCCTCCGCACTCGGGGCAGACGTGGGGCGGCCGGTTTTTGTGCATCCGCTGATGGGCGTTAAAGCTGCAGCGATTGGACATGATCATGGGACACGTCGTACAAACCTGGGGGGGGAGGAGAGCATCGAGAGGTTCAGCCTGGCACGTACCCACCTGTACCAAAGGGCTTTTAAGCCTTTTCTGCAGACGGACGTGGCTAACAGCCCCCAGCACCCGAAGCAGCCCCAAGCCACGTGCCGCCGGGAGAAGCGCCGGGACTCTGCAGGGCACGTTTCAGGAGATAATCTGCTCGCGCCAGCTTGCCGGGTAATTGTTGAGGGCGTTTCACAAGCAGACAAGATgccttttccaggcttttcATCACAGATGGGTCCCAGATGCAGCGTGTGCCAAGGGTTAGCCGGGGACCAGCCGCTTGGTGAGGGAGTTTTACCGGAGGGAGCGGGGGCGTattcacagcagctgccaaaaccGTTTTGAAACTAATTCCAACTCCAGGCCAGGAAACGGACATGGGGGTCTGGAGGGGAAGAAGCCACCAAGGCCTTGAGGAAACAGGACAGGGCTTCCAACAGGAGCTGCCCTGACAGATGTGATAACCAGGGCAGAGGTGGGGCgaggaaggagaggagcagcccccaggcagATGCCACGCACAGCAAGCTGCAGTCGGGCTCCCCTCGCTGCCGGTGCCCAGAGTGGGGCCCAAAGTGCTGCTGAGACAGACCCAAGGGTGATTCCGGCAGCAGGGCGAcgagaggggaagagaaatcGGACCgggaacagcagctgaaggcagccCGGGAGATGGAGCAGGGACACAGGGGCATGTCGGGAAGGGAGCGGTGATCAAAGGTGGCAGGTGAGGAAGAGGATTACAGAGGCTTACAGCCTCAGCCAGCCCCATCCCTCGCTGCGCCGAGGAAAGCCTCTGGgcctcttatttttatttttttaaaaggaagacaaagcCATTTGTCGGAGGTGTTGGTTTAGGGCTGAGCCCGGCTGCTGGCTAGGTGAGGGCTGGTAACAGGTTTTGCCCTGCCAGCAACTTCACACTGGAATTTCCCCGCTCAAGTGCTCCCCGCAGACGGGCTCTCTCCGAGCTAGAAGTACTATTCTGCTGCATTCACAGGCAGCAGGTGCAAGCAGGGAGATAAGGACAAtttcccccagctctcctgtCCCTGATCTCCTTCCCTTTGTGCCCTGtcactgctcctgctgcagccccactgcaCATACCCCCTCTGCTGCGTCCCAGCCCCTCCATCCACGGGAGGGCTAGGAGGGGGGATGAGAGTACGAAATCCTCCCCCCGTTAAAAGAAAGCTCCTCAGAACAATCCATGCAGGCATGTGAACTTCTGGGCTCCTGGTGACCTTCAGACAGAAAGCAgccctcctctgcagcagcgGGGCCGCAGCACCGCGCTTCAACAGCGTCCTggctacagcagcagcttcGAAGTAAACAGAGTTACCAGGAAACAGCAAATTCCTTCTATGAAAAGGAAGCCGAGGGGGCTGAACGTCtctggaggaagggaaaggtgaAGGCATGGCACCGGCAGGACAGGGCTCCTCTGTGGACCTGCCCCCCGCCTTGCCTTTGAGAGGTCATCCCTCGGCAGCATTAATCCCGTGTTAGCTGGATGCTGCCTGCCCTAACGAACCAGGACgtgttggcagcagcagggagcgTCAGGGACCTCAAGGCTGGCTCTccaggcagggtggggggaacccaacacacacacaccccccctccGCCGGTTCCTCCAGACTCCATTTGTGCTTCAAGCCGTCAAAAGAGGAAGCAGCGCCCAGAGCTCTAACATGGTTCCACGGGGACGGCTGCGTCCCACAGcgggtgctggcaggcagggcaccGGTGCCTGGGGACCCGCTCGTCCCTCCCCGCCGCGCCCTGGCTCCTTCACCCACGGGGCAGCTTTATCACCCGCCGACAACAGCCTCCCTTCCCTCCGCCCGGCGCCTCACGGGCACCAGCCAAACCCCGGCTCACAACGTTCTCCTTCCTGCACGAGTTTTACATCAGGAGGAGTCGGGCGTGCACAGGCACGAGTCCCCAGATCACACCTGGCGTCCTCCACTTCTGCCCCGCATCCCCAGAGACGGTTTGCTGTGgctccagcacccagctcccaccTACGTACCGTGCTGCTGGTCGTCCCCGTGGTCACCGCCTGCTGGAAATGCGCGGCCAGCCCAGCTTTGTCCTTGCATTGTTCTTTGCACTCCAGGCACCTGAAGCAGCTGTAGTTGGTCTGCTCCGAGCTGTTGCTCAGAGGCAGGATGGGGAGGTCCTGAGCCCCGTTGGCCGTGGCCAAGGTGTCCTGAGCCACGCCAGTCACTTTGCTAGCGGGGAAGGAGGTCACCGAGACCAGGGGGGTGATGTCCGGCTGTCCGATCATTTGATCCAAAGCGATCGGCCTCATGACCAAATGGGAACACTGCATCACCAGCCCTTTGTCCTTGTGCTCCCGCGCGTGGAGGAGCAAACTGCACTTGTTAAAGAAGACGAGGCGTTTGGTGCAGTGGTTGCAGGTTACCTCGATGCGCATGCTTCGCCGGTCGTAGTGGCGAGCCAAGCTCTTCTCCAGGGCGAAGGAGTCCCCGCACTCCAGGCAGCGGTATCCGAAGGGAGGCAGGGTGAGGCTCGCGTCGGCCGGAGGATTCAGGTTGGGTTTGTACGTCGGCAAGAGGTTTTTACTGTTGAGGATCTTGTTAAAGGCTTCCACGAGGCTGGACTGGCTCCTGGAAATGACGGTGCCCGCGATGGTAGGGGAAGGCTTCTGCGGCTGCACCATCACAACCGTGGTGCCGTTGACTTTCTGGTTGGCCGTGGTGGTGATGGTTGTGGTCTGCGTCACGGTGCTGACGTTGGTCCTGGTGTCGGCTTTGGGCAGGGTCTGTGGCACCAGGTTGATGATGTTCTTGGCCACGGCTTTACCCGTCTTGGCCGGCAGCACCACGGATTTTTGCTGAGCCACACTGGCCGCGATCAGCATGGCGCTGCTGGCGTTCTGGATGGTGGAGACGGGCAGGACAGTGCCTTTGAGCTTGGTGCCATTGCCAAGCTGAACACTGACAATTTTCGGCCCCTCAATGTTTTTCAAGGGGCTGGAGAGCTCCATTTTCTCCTTGGGCACCTCCAGCGCGatcccttcctctttctctgccaGCGCTGAGAAGCTGACACCCTCGAGAGAAGTCTCCTGGGAGCTCTGCTCGGCCGAGCCCTTGGTGGAGCCTGGCTCTGAATCCGAGGAGACCCTGGTCACTGTCCGGGTGATGCTGCCACAAGATGTTTTGATGGTTTTAATCCGCACTTTCAGGGGCCGTGAGGAATTGGAAGAAGGGGAATcattgttgttttcttcttcctcctcctcttcttcagcACTGGACATACTCTGTGGACTTCCCATCGACTTCTCCAGCATTTCTTGCTCTTCCTTGAGGGTGATGTTGTCCAGCTGCTTTGGAGAAGTGGGGAGCCTGGGGCTTTGTACCACCGGTGAGGAGGCCTTGAAGAACGGCTCCCGGGGGCTGGCAGGCGAGTGTTTCACTTCAGGAAGGTTGCTGGCGCTGCTGTCAAGGTTTGGGTCAGAACCGGGCCAGGACGCGATGGGAGAATCATCCGTGGAGTAGCGAACGGTGACCGATTTCAGGTGCTCCAAGGGACTGTCACCcaaggctgcagccaggcccTTCGGGCTGGCTTCGTGGCCCACCTCCTCCGAGTCAGACTCCTCTTTTTTGATGCAGGGGATGGCAGGAGGGGACCCATTTGCACCCCCTGCCTGGCTTGTTTCAAAGGACTGCGGGAAAGCCGGGGGCAGGTTCTCCGTGCTCTCTCCCATGGGCTCTTTGCAGTCCAGCGAcggggtgggggatggggagagggagggcacAGCGAGGGACTTCTCCTTCGGTTTACACTCCCGGGGTCTGTCAATCAGGTTGGCAGCGTTGTCTTCGTTGGGATCGGGGCTAAAATGGGAAAAGATATCCAGGGGTTTGGGGCCTTTTTCCTTCACCCAACACTCCCCGTTGGAGGATGCCACAGCTTCCACAGACCTGGAGGTGGGGGACCTGGGCATCTCAGCGGCCCCAAAACCATTCTGCAGCAAGCGGGGCCCAATGACGTGCCCATCTTTACCGCGCCCATCCAGGGCATCAAGCTGCTCGGGGCAGACGGTGTTCTTCACAATCACGCTGACAGCAGTGATGTCTGTGTGTGGGAGGACGTGGTCAGGGGGTCCTGGCTCCCCGGGGACTTGCTTGATGTGAGCGTCAGCTTCCTCGTGGCCGGAATGGATGGCCTCGTTCGTGTCGATGTCAGGAATATCGAAAGCTGCCAGAAGGTCATCAAAATCTGGAGTTTTCATGTCACCCATGGTGGGGAATGTGGCAGAATCTGCAACAGAACAAGGAGAGGAGCATTAGCATCGTGACTCAGGCACACAGACAAAGCCAGCAGAGACACGGATGGGAACTTGCTCCTCCTGAGCCCTACTCCAAGCACAAAATCCCCACGCAGCCTTCCCTTTGAACCCCAGCCTTGAGCCCCTCGGGCAAATCGCAACAATTCTCAGCCTTTTTGCTGCGTTTGTCTGCACATCCTTTTTTGActcccagccaggacagcagaaaGTTCAGAAGGATCCCAGCACCCTGGGAGAGACGTCTGAGCCCGTGGGATGCAGCCTGGCAAGGAGCACCGCTCCGAGGCCGGAGCAACTCCCCACTACGTACAAGCTGAGGGAGGGCAACAGCTCCTTTGCGGAGGATCGGCGGGCAGACTCAAGTCGGGATCAGAGAACTGCAGAAAGAGCAAATGCCTCACATGGGGAACGCGCCGTGGGGGACACCCAGCATGACGCAGGAACCGTCCTTCCCCGGCGCAGCAGCAAGGCCGTCCCAAGGCTACCCCGCAAGGCCGCGGCTCACGAGGAAGGCGTCTGGAAGGTAAAAGCCGGCTCAAATAAGAGACCTCAGACACAAGGGCTGTGGAgcaaaggatgaagaaacaggGGAGGCTGAGGAGAGACATGGCAACAGGTTTCAAAACATGGCTGTGGCAGAGACAAAGGGAATAATGTTCCTCCTGTCACTGCAGGCTGGGTAAGAAATCCCAGGATTAAGCTGCAGCCAGGGGATGTGGCTTAGACAGCAGGAAAGACTGATTTATAAGGATAACCAGGCAAAGGAGGCAGGAGGACAGGGGTGTTGCGGAGCAGCTGGGCGCGCGTCTGTCCAGGGGAGCCGACCTGCTGGGAGGGGACGGGGGTCTCAGAGACGGTGTCGGGGTACACCATCCTCAGGCTTTCTGCTCTTAGCGTGGAGGACAGATGGTTGCTCCTAACATCGCTGggcaaaagcaaacaaaaaaaagaagagaaacgTTTATCTCGAAGGCTGTGATGGGTGAACGCAAACACCCTGCAGCCCCGTGGCGAGCCGGCCCTTGCGGTCGCCTCTATCCCCAGCTCCCGGCGCTGCCTCTCAGCTGCCGCAGATGAAGCCAAGGCTGCTGGAGCACCCACCGCCCGTCTGCCGTCACCCTGCCCTCGCCCTGCCTCGCCgctgcagggtggcagggcagcagggcaccACGCTGCTCCTCTCCTCAGACAGCACAGCTCACGCGCCCGGGGAATGGCCGCAGCTTACGGCTTCCGAGGAGACCCGCCGCCCACCCGGCTGTCCCGGCGATGGGAGGGAGAGGCCCCGGCAGAATCCACCGGCGGTCCCTTGCCACGAGAGTAGACAAGGACGACACACAGCGTGGATAAATCTGCTTTTTACAAAAGGCAGGGATTCCCTCCCGGGAAGTTCGGTTTCAAACCCACCAGTGCCAGTGGGGAAATTTAGCCTGCATGGCCGGCACCCCCACAACCCACTGCTGGAAGCCCTCGATCTCGCCACCATTTATGCCAGAAACAAGTCACAGCTCTGAAACCTGCCAAACCAccaacaggcaaaaaaaaaaaacctgcagcgTTTGTCTCAACAGATTAGCCAGAGCATCCTCCCGGCTGGCGGCACCTTACAGACACCTTCAGCTGTCACATCTCTGGGTCACAGCATCCATCCCCTTGTCCTACCAGTCCCTGCGGAGGGGAGCGGTtcagtccctgctgctggagccctCCATGCTGCAAACACACCGCTGTGATATAGAAGACTGAATCATTTCCTCGGTCCTGTCCACTTATTTGTGAGGAGTGGGATGGATGGGTGGGTTCTTGCCGTCTTGGCACCGGCcaaacaggcagcagcactaACGAAGCCAGCTTCCACCTCTCGTCTAATCAGGGATGAACACAGGCTGGCCTTCCTCCTGCA of Falco rusticolus isolate bFalRus1 chromosome 19, bFalRus1.pri, whole genome shotgun sequence contains these proteins:
- the ZNF687 gene encoding zinc finger protein 687; translation: MGDMKTPDFDDLLAAFDIPDIDTNEAIHSGHEEADAHIKQVPGEPGPPDHVLPHTDITAVSVIVKNTVCPEQLDALDGRGKDGHVIGPRLLQNGFGAAEMPRSPTSRSVEAVASSNGECWVKEKGPKPLDIFSHFSPDPNEDNAANLIDRPRECKPKEKSLAVPSLSPSPTPSLDCKEPMGESTENLPPAFPQSFETSQAGGANGSPPAIPCIKKEESDSEEVGHEASPKGLAAALGDSPLEHLKSVTVRYSTDDSPIASWPGSDPNLDSSASNLPEVKHSPASPREPFFKASSPVVQSPRLPTSPKQLDNITLKEEQEMLEKSMGSPQSMSSAEEEEEEEENNNDSPSSNSSRPLKVRIKTIKTSCGSITRTVTRVSSDSEPGSTKGSAEQSSQETSLEGVSFSALAEKEEGIALEVPKEKMELSSPLKNIEGPKIVSVQLGNGTKLKGTVLPVSTIQNASSAMLIAASVAQQKSVVLPAKTGKAVAKNIINLVPQTLPKADTRTNVSTVTQTTTITTTANQKVNGTTVVMVQPQKPSPTIAGTVISRSQSSLVEAFNKILNSKNLLPTYKPNLNPPADASLTLPPFGYRCLECGDSFALEKSLARHYDRRSMRIEVTCNHCTKRLVFFNKCSLLLHAREHKDKGLVMQCSHLVMRPIALDQMIGQPDITPLVSVTSFPASKVTGVAQDTLATANGAQDLPILPLSNSSEQTNYSCFRCLECKEQCKDKAGLAAHFQQAVTTGTTSSTVCTTCPMIMSNRCSFNAHQRMHKNRPPHVCPECGGNFLLANFESHLKEACLHFSRRVGYRCPSCAVVFGGVNSIKSHIQTSHCEVFHKCPICPMAFKSAPSAHAHVYTQHPGFSNQQSKMIYKCAMCDTVFTHKPLLSSHFDQHLLNQRVSVFKCPDCPLLFAQKRTMLEHLKNTHQPQKPKEDLAKKAAILLTPKQEPVETPVSKISEESSSSTEEDEPPSSPELRKTKRSRFQRKTVNKSKGSGWTCGVCHSWFPERDEYVSHMKKDHGKSVKKFPCHLCERSFCSAPSLRRHVRVNHEGIKRVYPCRYCTEGKRTFSSRLILEKHIQVRHGIKVTDQMKSQEVVIARIGTGTTQVSGRKRKLSSDEGDSCSEEPDSTTPPSKNPKGDRKAPFRCRKCGYLASSSADFQEHIPSTGLTRASHQCRVVRALLHLPGLPSNRHRFITHKTKKGASEMEEPGPRSPLEGGAQHVADGKLSCKVCGRCFDSQLNLKTPSARTAWPSSAPGRTPAPRTSAPAAGTYPAAASARLGPPPPPGQPFGSGAGKRP